In the Quercus lobata isolate SW786 chromosome 5, ValleyOak3.0 Primary Assembly, whole genome shotgun sequence genome, one interval contains:
- the LOC115990425 gene encoding uncharacterized protein LOC115990425, producing MDKQAITFMDEDAERVHHPYDDAIVITLLIADYMTRRVLVDNGSSADILYYPTFQQIRLGRDQLRVVNSPLVGFGGMKVQPIGTITLPVVVGAYPQQITKDVNFLMVQTMNIEERRVVAKPTEALEDIPLDKNNLERYTRVGVDMEKKTKQDLVQFLKKSIDVFAWSHEDMLGIDSSVITHRLNVYPSSKPIRQKKRVFAPERDNAIKEEVQKLTVAKFI from the exons ATGGACAAACAAGCCATCACGTTCATGGACGAGGATGCTGAGAGGGTTCACCACCCTTATGACGACGCCATCGTCATCACTTTGCTTATTGCTGACTATATGACAAGAAGGGTGTTGGTGGACAATGGAAGTTCAGCAGACATCTTGTATTATCCTACTTTTCAGCAAATAAGACTTGGACGAGATCAACTTCGTGTAGTGAATTCGCCCTTGGTAGGGTTCGGAGGAATGAAAGTGCAGCCTATAGGCACCATTACGTTACCTGTGGTGGTGGGGGCATACCCACAACAGATAACCAAGGATGTGAATTTCCTTATG GTTCAGACGATGAACATTGAGGAGAGGAGAGTTGTGGCAAAGCCCACTGAAGCATTGGAAGACATCCCTTTGGACAAGAATAACCTTGAGAGGTATACAAGGGTTGGAGTGGATATGGAAAAGAAGACGAAGCAAGATCTTGTCCAGTTCTTAAAGAAGAgcattgatgtgtttgcatggagtcatgaGGATATGCTGGGTATAGACTctagtgtcattacccaccgtCTAAATGTATATCCTTCCTCTAAGCCTATACGACAGAAGAAAAGAGTGTTTGCCCCTGAGAGAGACAATGCCATTAAAGAAGAGGTTCAGAAGTTGACTGTAGCAAAGTTCATTTGA